One Pseudomonas lalucatii genomic window carries:
- a CDS encoding cobyrinate a,c-diamide synthase, whose translation MSARNCPALLIAAPASGQGKTTVTAALARLHARQGKRVRVFKCGPDFLDPMILARASGAPVYQLDLWMVGAAESRRLLWQAAGEAELILIEGVMGLFDGSPSAADLARHFGVPVLAVIDGSAMAQTFGALAHGLASFQADLPFSGVLGNKVGSVRHGEILRDALPASIRWYGALPRSADIELPSRHLGLVQAGELADLDARLDAAADALAASAEVALPPPVSCAAPEPQALAPLLAGVRSGVALDAAFAFLYQANLDLLRELGAELRFFSPLADEQLPEVDSLYLPGGYPELHLARLEANQAMAEAIRAHHAAGKPIHAECGGMLYLLDRLTDKQGQSGRMLGLLPGAATLQPRLTALALQEVELPGGRLRGHTFHHSALTCDLQPIARGECPNYKRTAEAVYRQGRLSASYIHFYLPSDPVAAAELFQP comes from the coding sequence ATGAGCGCCAGGAACTGCCCGGCGCTGCTGATCGCCGCGCCGGCCTCGGGCCAGGGCAAGACCACGGTCACCGCCGCCCTGGCGCGCCTGCACGCGCGCCAGGGCAAGCGCGTGCGGGTGTTCAAGTGCGGCCCGGATTTCCTCGACCCGATGATCCTCGCCCGCGCCAGCGGCGCGCCGGTGTACCAGCTGGACCTGTGGATGGTCGGCGCGGCCGAGAGCCGCCGGCTGCTCTGGCAGGCGGCCGGGGAGGCCGAGCTGATCCTCATCGAGGGGGTGATGGGGCTGTTCGACGGCAGCCCCTCGGCCGCCGACCTGGCCCGGCATTTCGGCGTGCCGGTGCTGGCGGTGATCGACGGCTCGGCCATGGCCCAGACCTTCGGCGCCCTGGCCCATGGCCTGGCCAGCTTCCAGGCGGACCTGCCGTTTTCCGGGGTGCTCGGCAACAAGGTCGGCAGCGTTCGGCACGGCGAGATCCTGCGCGATGCCTTGCCCGCGTCCATCCGCTGGTATGGCGCCTTGCCGCGCAGTGCCGACATCGAACTGCCCAGTCGCCACCTGGGCCTGGTCCAGGCCGGGGAACTGGCCGACCTGGATGCCCGCCTGGACGCCGCCGCCGACGCCCTGGCCGCCAGCGCCGAGGTGGCCCTGCCGCCGCCGGTGAGCTGCGCCGCCCCCGAGCCGCAGGCGCTCGCGCCGCTGCTGGCCGGGGTGCGCAGCGGCGTGGCCTTGGACGCCGCCTTCGCCTTCCTCTACCAGGCCAACCTGGACCTGTTGCGCGAACTGGGCGCCGAGCTGCGGTTCTTCTCGCCCCTGGCCGATGAGCAGTTGCCCGAGGTCGACAGCCTCTACCTGCCCGGCGGCTACCCCGAGCTGCACCTGGCGCGCCTGGAAGCCAACCAGGCCATGGCCGAGGCGATCCGCGCCCACCACGCGGCCGGCAAGCCGATCCACGCCGAGTGCGGCGGCATGCTCTACCTGCTCGACAGGCTCACCGACAAGCAAGGGCAGAGCGGGCGCATGCTCGGCCTGCTGCCCGGCGCGGCGACCCTGCAGCCGCGCCTGACCGCCCTGGCCCTGCAGGAGGTCGAGCTGCCCGGCGGCCGCCTGCGTGGGCATACCTTCCATCACTCGGCCCTGACCTGCGACCTGCAGCCCATCGCCCGGGGCGAGTGCCCGAACTACAAGCGCACCGCCGAGGCGGTCTATCGCCAGGGCCGGCTGAGCGCCTCCTATATCCACTTCTACCTGCCGTCCGATCCCGTGGCGGCCGCCGAGCTGTTCCAGCCATGA
- a CDS encoding adenosylcobinamide-GDP ribazoletransferase — MTPLLIALQFLTRLPVRLAGMPTPAQLGRSLLWYPAVGLLLGLLLVTAQQLLADVQVLLQAALLLTLWVGLSGGLHLDGLADSADAWVGGMGDRERTLAIMKDPRSGPMAVLVLALLLLLKFAALVALLEAGEALALLLVPWLARVLPPLLLLSTPYVRPGGLGQALADHLPRRQLPWLLAAHGVAIALFGGPGLLALLVAGLLFLWLRRLLRRRLGGTTGDTAGALLELTECAMLVALAL, encoded by the coding sequence GTGACGCCGCTGCTGATCGCCCTGCAGTTTCTCACCCGCCTTCCGGTGCGCCTGGCCGGCATGCCGACGCCCGCTCAGCTCGGTCGCTCGCTGCTCTGGTACCCCGCGGTGGGCCTGTTGCTGGGCCTGCTGCTGGTCACCGCCCAGCAGCTGCTGGCCGATGTGCAGGTGCTGTTGCAGGCGGCGCTGCTGCTGACGCTCTGGGTCGGCCTCAGCGGCGGCCTGCACCTGGACGGCCTGGCCGACAGCGCCGACGCCTGGGTCGGCGGCATGGGCGACCGCGAGCGCACCCTGGCAATCATGAAGGACCCGCGCAGCGGGCCCATGGCGGTGCTGGTGCTGGCGCTGCTGCTGTTGCTCAAGTTCGCCGCCCTGGTGGCCTTGCTCGAGGCCGGCGAGGCCCTGGCCCTGCTGCTGGTGCCCTGGCTGGCGCGGGTACTGCCGCCGCTGCTCCTGCTGAGTACCCCCTACGTGCGTCCCGGCGGCCTGGGTCAGGCCCTGGCCGACCACCTGCCGCGCCGCCAGCTGCCCTGGCTGCTGGCCGCCCACGGGGTCGCCATCGCCCTGTTCGGCGGCCCGGGCCTGCTGGCCCTGCTGGTGGCCGGGCTGCTGTTCCTCTGGCTGCGCCGGCTGCTGCGGCGGCGCCTCGGCGGCACCACCGGCGACACGGCCGGGGCCCTGCTGGAGCTGACGGAGTGCGCGATGCTGGTGGCGCTGGCGCTCTGA
- the cobO gene encoding cob(I)yrinic acid a,c-diamide adenosyltransferase: MSESMERDARHKARMARKKALIDEKIAQAQDEYGLLLVHTGNGKGKSSSAFGMVARALGHGIRVGVVQFIKGAASTGEETFFRRFPEEVSYHVMGEGFTWETQDRQRDIQKAQEAWAVARQLLGDPAIGLVVLDELNIALKYGYLELETVLADIEARPLLQHVVVTGRGAPPGMIEAADTVTEMSLVKHAFKAGVKAQKGVEF; this comes from the coding sequence ATGAGCGAGTCGATGGAGCGCGACGCGCGGCACAAGGCACGCATGGCGCGCAAGAAGGCGCTGATCGACGAGAAGATCGCCCAGGCCCAGGACGAATACGGCCTGTTGCTGGTGCACACGGGCAACGGCAAGGGCAAGAGCAGCTCGGCCTTCGGCATGGTCGCCCGGGCCCTGGGGCACGGCATCAGGGTCGGCGTGGTGCAGTTCATCAAGGGCGCCGCCAGCACCGGCGAGGAGACCTTCTTCCGCCGCTTCCCCGAGGAGGTCAGCTACCACGTGATGGGCGAGGGCTTCACCTGGGAAACCCAGGACCGCCAGCGCGATATCCAGAAAGCCCAGGAGGCCTGGGCGGTGGCGCGCCAGTTGCTCGGCGACCCGGCCATCGGCCTGGTGGTGCTGGACGAGCTGAACATCGCCCTCAAGTACGGCTACCTGGAGCTGGAGACGGTGCTGGCCGACATCGAGGCCCGGCCGCTGCTGCAGCACGTGGTGGTGACCGGCCGCGGCGCCCCGCCGGGGATGATCGAGGCGGCGGACACCGTCACCGAGATGAGCCTGGTCAAGCATGCCTTCAAGGCCGGGGTGAAAGCGCAGAAGGGCGTGGAGTTCTGA
- the cobU gene encoding bifunctional adenosylcobinamide kinase/adenosylcobinamide-phosphate guanylyltransferase, with product MIELILGGARSGKSRLAERLAGESGLAVTYIATGQALDGEMAARIREHRARRPAHWALVEEPLALARVLAEQAGEGRCLLVDCLTLWLSNLLMLDDQARLDAEREALLECLHALPGRVILVSNETGLGVVPLGELTRRYVDEAGWLHQALAERCGRVTLTVAGLPLVLKGAPL from the coding sequence ATGATCGAACTGATCCTCGGCGGCGCCCGTTCCGGCAAGAGCCGCCTGGCCGAGAGGCTGGCCGGCGAATCCGGCCTGGCGGTGACCTACATCGCCACCGGCCAGGCGCTGGACGGCGAGATGGCCGCGCGCATCCGCGAACACCGGGCGCGCCGCCCGGCGCACTGGGCCCTGGTGGAGGAGCCGCTGGCCCTGGCCCGGGTGCTGGCCGAGCAGGCGGGGGAAGGGCGCTGCCTGCTGGTCGACTGCCTGACCCTGTGGCTGAGCAACCTGCTGATGCTGGACGATCAGGCGCGCCTGGACGCCGAGCGCGAGGCGCTGCTCGAGTGCCTGCACGCGCTGCCGGGGCGGGTGATCCTGGTCAGCAACGAGACCGGCCTGGGGGTGGTGCCCCTGGGCGAGCTGACCCGCCGCTATGTCGACGAAGCCGGCTGGCTGCACCAGGCCCTGGCCGAGCGCTGCGGGCGGGTGACCCTGACTGTGGCGGGCCTGCCGCTGGTACTGAAGGGGGCGCCGCTATGA
- the cbiB gene encoding adenosylcobinamide-phosphate synthase CbiB codes for MSLALSGLTAVALDAWLGEPRRAHPLVAFGRLAAGLERRFNSAGRGWRSHGVTAWCLAVLPPTLLAALLAQLPGIGWAVEILALYAALGLKSLGEHALPVAQALRLGDLPLARERVGYLVSRTTSELDASGVARAGTESVLENGSDAVFAALFWFLVAGAPGVVLYRLSNTLDAMWGYRTPRFARFGWAAAKIDDGLNYLPARLVALTYALLGSSASALRCWRRQAPQWDSPNAGPVMAAGAGALGVRLGGAAIYHGREEQRPPLGEGAAPRARDIERALNLVYGGVLLWLALLLVAEVGLA; via the coding sequence GTGAGCCTGGCCCTGAGCGGCCTGACAGCCGTCGCCCTGGATGCCTGGCTGGGCGAGCCCAGGCGCGCGCACCCGCTGGTGGCCTTCGGCCGTCTGGCCGCAGGGCTGGAGCGGCGTTTCAATTCGGCCGGGCGCGGCTGGCGCAGTCATGGCGTCACGGCTTGGTGCCTGGCGGTGCTGCCGCCGACCCTGCTGGCGGCGCTGCTGGCCCAGCTGCCGGGCATCGGCTGGGCGGTGGAGATCCTCGCCCTGTATGCCGCCCTGGGCTTGAAGAGCCTCGGCGAGCACGCCCTGCCGGTGGCCCAGGCCCTGCGCCTGGGCGACCTGCCCCTGGCGCGCGAGCGGGTCGGCTATCTGGTCAGCCGCACCACCAGCGAACTGGACGCCAGCGGGGTGGCCCGCGCCGGCACCGAGTCGGTGCTGGAGAACGGCTCGGATGCGGTGTTCGCCGCGCTGTTCTGGTTCCTCGTCGCCGGCGCGCCGGGGGTGGTGCTCTATCGCCTGAGCAACACCCTGGACGCCATGTGGGGCTACCGTACCCCGCGCTTCGCCCGCTTCGGCTGGGCCGCGGCGAAGATCGACGACGGCCTCAACTACCTGCCGGCGCGCCTGGTGGCGCTGACCTACGCGCTGCTCGGCAGCAGCGCCTCGGCACTGCGCTGCTGGCGCCGCCAGGCACCGCAGTGGGACAGCCCCAATGCCGGCCCGGTGATGGCCGCCGGTGCCGGCGCCCTGGGCGTGCGCCTGGGCGGCGCGGCCATCTACCACGGCCGCGAGGAGCAGCGCCCGCCCCTGGGCGAGGGCGCCGCGCCGCGGGCCCGGGATATCGAGCGGGCGCTCAATCTGGTGTACGGCGGCGTGCTGCTGTGGCTGGCGTTGCTGCTGGTGGCGGAGGTGGGCCTTGCTTGA
- the cobC gene encoding alpha-ribazole phosphatase family protein, whose product MTVHLELLRHGETERGGGLRGRIDDALTDAGWAQLRGAVQDAGPWDRLISSPLQRCARFAEELAARRGLPLSLEPDLQELHFGAWEGRSAAELMQTDAEALGRFWTDPYACPPPGGEAMADFEARVLGALHRLQARHAGERLLLVSHGGVMRLLLARARSLAPADLLQVGVAHGQRVRLTLDGAGRLRELP is encoded by the coding sequence GTGACGGTCCACCTGGAACTGCTGCGCCATGGCGAGACCGAACGGGGCGGCGGCCTGCGCGGGCGTATCGACGATGCCCTGACGGATGCCGGCTGGGCCCAGCTGCGTGGGGCGGTACAGGACGCCGGCCCCTGGGACCGCCTGATCAGCTCGCCGCTGCAGCGCTGCGCCCGCTTCGCCGAGGAGCTGGCGGCGCGGCGCGGCCTGCCGTTGAGCCTGGAACCGGACCTGCAGGAGCTGCACTTCGGCGCCTGGGAAGGGCGCAGCGCCGCCGAGCTGATGCAGACCGACGCCGAGGCCCTGGGGCGCTTCTGGACCGATCCCTACGCCTGCCCGCCACCCGGCGGCGAGGCCATGGCGGACTTCGAGGCGCGGGTGCTGGGCGCGCTGCACCGGCTGCAGGCCCGGCATGCCGGCGAGCGCCTGCTGCTGGTCAGCCACGGCGGGGTGATGCGCCTGCTGCTGGCGCGGGCCCGCAGCCTGGCGCCGGCCGACCTGCTGCAGGTCGGCGTGGCCCATGGCCAGCGCGTGCGTCTGACGCTGGACGGCGCCGGCCGGCTGCGGGAGCTGCCGTGA
- the cobT gene encoding nicotinate-nucleotide--dimethylbenzimidazole phosphoribosyltransferase — translation MSQGWWQQPSRMPDQAAREQALARQAQLTKPAGSLGQLEHLAVQLAALQGRERPGVERVAIGIFAGDHGVVAEGVSAYPQAVTGQMLGNFVAGGAAISVLARQLGASLEVVDLGTAQPLELPGVRHLHLGAGTANFTQGPAMSAAQARLALQGGRDALLRAQQGGAQLFIGGEMGIGNTTAATALACWLLDCPAAALVGPGTGLDGAGLARKTAVIEVALALHRPAIAEPFDALQRLGGFEILALVGAYLACAQEGVTALVDGFICSVAALAAVRLNPDCRPWLLFAHQGAEPGHRRVLQALEAEPLLQLGLRLGEGSGAALAVPLLRLACQLHSEMATFAEAAVAERAP, via the coding sequence ATGAGCCAGGGCTGGTGGCAGCAACCCAGCCGAATGCCGGACCAGGCGGCGCGCGAGCAGGCCCTGGCGCGCCAGGCGCAGCTGACCAAGCCGGCCGGCTCCCTCGGCCAGCTGGAGCACCTGGCGGTGCAGTTGGCCGCGCTGCAGGGGCGCGAGCGGCCCGGCGTCGAGCGCGTGGCCATCGGCATCTTCGCCGGCGACCATGGTGTGGTCGCCGAGGGCGTGTCGGCCTACCCGCAGGCAGTCACCGGGCAGATGCTCGGCAACTTCGTCGCCGGCGGCGCGGCCATCAGCGTGCTGGCCCGCCAGCTGGGCGCCAGCCTGGAGGTGGTCGACCTGGGCACCGCGCAGCCGTTGGAGCTGCCCGGGGTGCGCCACCTGCACCTGGGCGCCGGTACCGCGAACTTCACCCAGGGCCCGGCGATGAGCGCCGCGCAGGCCCGCCTGGCCCTGCAGGGCGGTCGCGATGCCCTGCTGCGCGCGCAGCAGGGCGGGGCTCAGTTGTTTATCGGCGGCGAGATGGGCATCGGCAACACCACTGCGGCCACGGCCCTGGCCTGCTGGCTGCTGGACTGCCCGGCCGCCGCGCTGGTCGGCCCCGGCACCGGCCTGGATGGCGCCGGGCTGGCGCGCAAGACGGCGGTGATCGAGGTGGCCCTGGCCCTGCATCGGCCGGCCATCGCCGAGCCCTTCGACGCCCTGCAACGCCTCGGCGGCTTCGAGATCCTCGCCCTGGTCGGCGCCTACCTGGCCTGCGCCCAGGAGGGGGTCACAGCCCTAGTGGACGGTTTCATCTGCAGCGTCGCCGCCCTGGCGGCGGTGCGCCTCAACCCGGACTGTCGGCCCTGGCTGTTGTTCGCCCACCAGGGCGCCGAACCTGGGCATCGTCGCGTGCTGCAGGCCCTGGAGGCCGAGCCGCTGCTGCAATTGGGCCTGCGCCTGGGCGAGGGCAGCGGCGCGGCGCTGGCCGTACCGCTGTTGCGCCTGGCCTGCCAGCTGCACAGCGAGATGGCCACCTTCGCCGAGGCGGCGGTGGCGGAGCGCGCGCCGTGA
- the cobD gene encoding threonine-phosphate decarboxylase CobD — translation MLEHGGRLRAAAQRHGIALGDWLDLSTGIAPYGWPLPPVPASAWTRLPEADDGLEAAARDYYGAPALLPVAGSQSAIQALPRLRGRSRVGVLAPAYAEHAAAWERAGHELLQLDAEEMDRQVDGLDVLLLVNPNNPTGRRFAPAQLLAWHRRLAARGGWLLVDEAFIDCTPQHSLAAYCDRPGLIVLRSFGKFFGLAGIRLGFVLAEPALLGRLDELLGPWTVSGPARALATALLPDRRGQGEQRRRLSADGRRLAELLSARGWPPSGGCALFQWCSDPRAAALHEFLAAQGILTRLFQAPLSLRFGLPADEPGWARLEQALHAFKEHSA, via the coding sequence TTGCTTGAGCACGGCGGCCGGCTGCGCGCGGCGGCGCAGCGCCATGGCATCGCCCTGGGCGACTGGCTGGACCTGTCCACCGGCATCGCCCCCTATGGCTGGCCCTTGCCGCCTGTTCCCGCGAGCGCCTGGACGCGCCTGCCCGAAGCAGACGACGGCCTGGAGGCGGCCGCCCGCGACTATTACGGGGCGCCGGCGTTGCTGCCGGTGGCCGGCTCCCAGTCGGCGATCCAGGCCCTGCCGCGGCTGCGCGGCCGTTCGCGGGTCGGCGTCCTCGCGCCGGCCTACGCCGAGCATGCGGCGGCCTGGGAGCGCGCGGGCCATGAGCTGCTGCAACTGGATGCAGAGGAAATGGACCGGCAGGTCGATGGCCTCGACGTGCTGCTGCTGGTCAACCCGAACAATCCGACTGGACGGCGTTTCGCCCCCGCGCAGCTGCTGGCCTGGCATCGGCGCCTGGCCGCGCGCGGCGGCTGGCTGCTGGTCGACGAGGCCTTCATCGACTGCACCCCGCAGCACAGCCTGGCGGCCTACTGCGACCGGCCCGGGCTGATCGTGCTGCGCTCGTTCGGCAAGTTCTTCGGCCTGGCCGGTATCCGCCTGGGCTTCGTCCTGGCCGAACCGGCGCTGCTGGGGCGGCTCGACGAACTGCTCGGGCCCTGGACGGTCAGCGGTCCGGCCCGGGCGTTGGCCACTGCGTTGCTGCCGGACCGGCGTGGCCAGGGCGAGCAGCGCCGGCGCCTGAGTGCCGACGGCCGGCGCCTGGCCGAGCTGCTGAGCGCCCGGGGCTGGCCGCCCAGCGGTGGCTGTGCGCTGTTCCAGTGGTGCTCTGATCCGCGGGCGGCGGCGCTACATGAATTTCTCGCCGCCCAGGGCATCCTCACCCGCCTGTTCCAGGCGCCGCTCAGCCTGCGCTTCGGCCTGCCCGCCGACGAGCCGGGCTGGGCCCGGCTGGAGCAGGCGTTACACGCATTCAAGGAGCATTCGGCATGA
- the bluB gene encoding 5,6-dimethylbenzimidazole synthase, whose amino-acid sequence MSQQAFSAAERAAVYRAIAERRDMRHFSGGRVEPAVLTRLLQAAHQAPSVGLMQPWRFIRITRPELRRAIQALVEEERQRTAEALGERGDAFMRLKVEGVGDCAELLVAALMDDREAHVFGRRTMPEMDLASVACAIQNLWLAARAEGLGMGWVSLFEPQALAELLAMPPGSQPLALLCLGPVAEFYQAPMLVQQGWAQQRALQELLFQDRWGIEACSQ is encoded by the coding sequence ATGAGCCAGCAGGCCTTCAGCGCTGCCGAGCGGGCGGCGGTCTACCGGGCCATCGCCGAGCGCCGCGACATGCGCCACTTCAGCGGCGGGCGGGTCGAGCCGGCGGTGCTGACGCGGCTGCTGCAGGCGGCGCACCAGGCGCCCAGCGTCGGCCTGATGCAGCCCTGGCGCTTTATCCGCATCACCCGTCCGGAGCTGCGCCGGGCGATCCAGGCCCTGGTGGAGGAGGAGCGACAGCGCACCGCCGAGGCCCTGGGCGAGCGTGGCGACGCCTTCATGCGGCTCAAGGTCGAGGGCGTCGGCGACTGCGCCGAGCTGCTGGTGGCGGCCCTGATGGACGACCGCGAGGCCCATGTGTTCGGTCGCCGCACAATGCCGGAAATGGACCTGGCCTCGGTGGCCTGCGCCATTCAGAATCTCTGGCTGGCCGCCCGCGCCGAGGGGCTGGGCATGGGCTGGGTGTCGCTGTTCGAGCCGCAGGCATTGGCCGAGCTGCTGGCCATGCCGCCCGGCAGCCAGCCGCTGGCGCTGCTCTGTCTCGGCCCGGTGGCGGAGTTCTATCAGGCACCGATGCTGGTGCAGCAGGGCTGGGCGCAGCAGCGGGCGCTGCAGGAATTGCTGTTTCAGGACCGATGGGGGATCGAGGCGTGTTCGCAGTAG
- a CDS encoding cobyric acid synthase → MTTLMVQGTTSDAGKSTLVTALCRWLRRQGVAVAPFKPQNMALNSAVTEDGGEIGRAQAVQAQAAGLAPHSDMNPVLLKPNSDTGAQVIIHGRAISSMEAAAYHDYKKVAMDAVLQSHQRLSAAYQVVAVEGAGSPAEINLRAGDIANMGFAEAVDCPVILIADIDKGGVFAHLVGTLELLSPSEQARIQGFVINRFRGDIALLQPGLDWLEQRTGKPVLGVLPYLMDFHLEAEDAIDQRQATKTGEVLKVVVPVLPRISNHTDFDPLRLHPQVELSFVGPGQAIPPADLIILPGSKSVRADLAFLREQGWEAAIHRHLRYGGKLVGICGGLQMLGTRLDDPHGLEGVAGGSDGLGLLDFSTVLEPEKQLRNVRGRLRLEDAPVTGYEIHAGVSTGAGLNGAVLLDDGRGDGALSADGQVLGTYLHGLFESGPACAALLRWAGLREVQAVDYQALRERDIERLADLVEAHLDTARLRELCGMAQPRENS, encoded by the coding sequence ATGACCACCCTGATGGTGCAGGGCACCACCTCCGACGCCGGCAAGAGCACCCTGGTGACCGCGCTGTGCCGCTGGCTCAGGCGCCAGGGCGTGGCGGTGGCACCGTTCAAGCCGCAGAACATGGCGCTCAATTCCGCCGTGACTGAAGACGGCGGCGAGATCGGCCGGGCCCAGGCGGTGCAGGCCCAGGCCGCCGGCCTGGCGCCGCACAGCGACATGAACCCGGTGCTGCTCAAGCCCAACAGCGACACCGGCGCCCAGGTGATCATCCATGGCCGCGCCATCAGCAGCATGGAGGCCGCCGCCTACCACGACTACAAGAAGGTGGCGATGGATGCGGTGCTGCAGTCGCACCAGCGCCTGAGCGCCGCCTACCAGGTGGTGGCGGTGGAGGGCGCCGGCTCGCCGGCGGAGATCAACCTGCGCGCCGGCGACATCGCCAACATGGGCTTCGCCGAGGCGGTGGACTGCCCGGTGATCCTCATCGCCGACATCGACAAGGGCGGGGTGTTCGCCCACCTGGTCGGCACCCTCGAGTTGCTCAGCCCGTCGGAACAGGCGCGCATCCAGGGCTTCGTGATCAACCGCTTTCGCGGCGACATCGCCCTGCTGCAGCCGGGCCTCGACTGGCTGGAGCAACGTACCGGCAAGCCGGTGCTCGGCGTGCTGCCCTACCTGATGGATTTTCACCTGGAAGCCGAGGACGCCATCGATCAGCGCCAGGCGACCAAGACCGGCGAGGTGCTCAAGGTGGTGGTGCCGGTGCTGCCGCGCATCAGCAATCACACCGACTTCGACCCGCTGCGCCTGCATCCGCAGGTCGAGCTGAGCTTCGTCGGCCCCGGCCAGGCGATACCGCCGGCCGACCTGATCATCCTGCCCGGCTCCAAGAGCGTGCGCGCCGACCTGGCGTTCCTGCGCGAGCAGGGCTGGGAGGCGGCCATCCATAGGCACCTGCGCTACGGCGGCAAGCTCGTCGGCATCTGCGGCGGCCTGCAGATGCTCGGCACGCGCCTCGACGACCCCCATGGCCTGGAAGGCGTGGCGGGCGGCAGCGACGGCCTGGGCCTGCTGGATTTTTCCACCGTGCTGGAGCCCGAGAAGCAGCTGCGCAACGTCCGCGGCCGCCTGCGCCTGGAGGATGCGCCGGTAACCGGCTACGAGATCCACGCCGGGGTCAGCACGGGGGCCGGCCTGAACGGCGCCGTGCTGCTGGACGACGGCCGTGGCGACGGCGCCTTGAGCGCCGACGGCCAGGTGCTCGGCACCTACCTGCACGGGCTGTTCGAGTCGGGCCCGGCCTGTGCGGCGCTGCTGCGCTGGGCCGGCCTGCGCGAGGTGCAGGCGGTCGACTACCAGGCCCTGCGCGAGCGCGACATCGAGCGCCTGGCCGACCTGGTCGAGGCCCATCTGGATACCGCCAGGCTGCGCGAGCTGTGCGGCATGGCGCAGCCCAGGGAGAACTCATGA